DNA sequence from the Plodia interpunctella isolate USDA-ARS_2022_Savannah chromosome 12, ilPloInte3.2, whole genome shotgun sequence genome:
GTCTCGTTTGTATATGTGTAGTTTGCGTGGAGTGTAGGAAGTAGTGTGGAATAGAGAAAAAAAGTGTGTAGTGCGTGAAAATGGACCGAAAGTTGCATACCTtctcaaataataatagtttataatGGTAAAGATAcggaataatataattaacacgCGGTAGAGTTATGCATGAATtgataactaaaaaatatacaaaacaaaataaggaataaaaataaaaaaggaatatgGATCTATCTTGCTGTACAAAGCAACGCCGCCAGAAGGGGGCACATGGGGCTAGTCACATGTTGGGGGTAGTAGAAGGGAGATCGCCTACTTCTTTGATGAGAATGGGCCTTCCTGTATCTTCTTTTTTAATGTACAGCTTTCCGAAGGAAGTCCATGCCGCTGTTATTTTCTTGTTCTTGACACATTCGCGCGCCATGTAGAATAGATGTTTGGTATGACTAGTCAACGACTCTGATATATAGACAGGGTTTATAGGTCCGGCGGGTTGCAGATGGCCCGAGTTCAGGGTGGGCTCGGATTGTTGCCTTTTTGTCTTGTTAAAGGATTTGTAGCAAGAGATGAGTGCTTCTTTACGAAGGGTGGTAGTCAAATCGACTACGATCGTTTCTGATTTCACTCGgtatatgttatttatctcAGCCTCAGAAATTGGTTTCTCCATCTCCAAGGTAACCGAGATGTCCTTGACGAGTTTTATGAGAGACTCCTTTTTTTCATCCTGATGTTTTGGAAGATTACGAATTTCAAGGGAGCTACTCAAGCGGGCGCTTTCCAATGATTCAATCTTTTTCTCTAGATATGTAATTCGGTTTTTATATGTACTATTTACTTGCTCCAATTGAGAAACTTTTGAGAGTAGTTCTTCCTGCTTGTTTGACATAATTGTGATGATATTTTGGTTGTGTTGATTTTGTTGAATGATCGTCATTAAGGTATTGTtgattaattcaaatttgttttcaaCTAAAGCTATTATTTCAGAGTTGTTGTTGGTAGAAATGTTGTGGGTAATGTCCTCAAACGAGCGCTTATGACGCTTTGTAATGTTGTAGTAGATATCCTGGGTGCTGCTATTACTTATGGAGTTGAGTGCGGAATCCGAACTGGAGTGTTCCATGTTAGTTTTACTCATCGCAGATGGTATAAGCAGTGTGCGAGTAGGGGAGAGCGGAGGCGAGCGCCGTAccgacattttatatttatgagtaAACTTGCGTATACGCCGAAGCCTCGATATAGATGCGCTTGCGATGTGCCTGCGGCAGTACTAGGAGATCATAAGCTATACAATAATCACACGTCCGGAGTAGCTGTGTTAACGGGCAGGGGTCTTCATTAAGTGGTGGCTATCGAGGAATTCGTACAAAATGTCTTTCCGTCCAGTTCACATCAATATCTTTGTATAGTTATGATTTTGGATGCTCCAGTGTGTTCTTATAAGCGGTTTGTGACTTCTCCAGATCTTCACGGAACCACACGACGGGGCTAACAAAAAATACCGCCCCTAAATATGCGCCGACGGTTCGTGAAGCCTTCTCCTTAAGGTATGACTGTTTGCCTGCTTCCTGCACGAAAATGTTGAAGTCGTTAGTTAGTATTGCgtaatagtatagtataatagATACAAGAGATCGACGTTCTCATTCAATTCACTTCTTTATTCTTTGAATTCTCATGAATACCCACCACGAATAGCCGACATATGGAAGATGTATTATCGATGTATTGCAATGTAACGTTTCGCGCTAAATccatattttccttttattcAAGGCAAGCCATGAAAGCTATGCTGTCAGGCAACAAACTGCAAAACTCTGGCGACGAAATGAAAACTCAGTCAACAAAAGCTGATGGACAGAATTCTATATGTAATGCCAATAAAGAAGCCGCAGGACATGTATTCAAAATAGTGAAAAGCAAGGAAGATTTTCGCTCGTTCTCGAACAATGTCAGGAAGAAGAGGCCCGGCCGGCCCCCCAATGCCGGTCCTTCGAAGAAGACCAA
Encoded proteins:
- the LOC128674226 gene encoding uncharacterized protein LOC128674226, whose translation is MDRPKSQNSAGTDNKEEAHGATTSKLPSSKPVSSSHNMNDLKMFDFNSADEIRSSRNHTTGLTKNTAPKYAPTVREAFSLRQAMKAMLSGNKLQNSGDEMKTQSTKADGQNSICNANKEAAGHVFKIVKSKEDFRSFSNNVRKKRPGRPPNAGPSKKTKRNSVTNLFVGKLKNVVKFKHCASESESDEYIY